The following proteins come from a genomic window of Nautilia profundicola AmH:
- a CDS encoding tetratricopeptide repeat protein: MAEENKNKENENQEENVIVIEENDNEQEKKKNKFILIIIILLLTAIILLLVLAAVVITKKKKSSANISPEITEITKKLEKKHIIQKDEIKQLIKRATILYNKGEKEKALQILNKLSSYSEALSYYNLGVIKLEEKNYKKALEYFQKAIKNKDNRALSAINATYASLMLKDKKLFNYYRRLAYTFLPEIAKLKSYPYYYAVVMYYMGYEFESIPALKTKNPYKEESNRLLSAIYQYYGDFTKAQTIEENPFYKGLALARIGEYGLAKTYLSISDKNESKFALSLVDLKLSNFTEAAKLLKKFQDNNIYPITVYLKPSLFETKTAQKYFKENFLKHKEDFYDLFFYYAPYKVFNMNQTISYLKKGIAGIPIGSIEESQSYLSKSATYSALNLKISNALKLALNGHIYLANEKFKKLIKHRDTSYILHYDLALTYAQLGDYNNAYIHFLRAYHLNPNDLKSGIYALMSLNKMKKTNDYLVTSIKEDLNENTTLEEALLAITQNNTVKMAAFLEKDEKNTPTWIIARLTSKALLDRDYTYEALKLKSMYPREIIANLLYFYANNKNLPVYKLALNYQSMFFSQKLNMNDFYYGAKIVRDWYFTFAKISGLLNKVRLNLINKAKKESFDLIPILQRVAFANLYTKHFEQAYVIYNDLINNKNITDPHTLYHAAVAAIGANHHANAVALMELAKLKNPIFYEARYGLGLLWQEANNLRAASIQYAKIPDGFTSKYFDFNILQK; this comes from the coding sequence GTGGCGGAAGAAAACAAAAACAAAGAAAACGAAAATCAAGAAGAAAATGTTATTGTAATAGAAGAGAACGATAACGAACAAGAGAAGAAAAAAAATAAATTTATTCTTATAATAATCATTCTTCTTTTAACAGCAATTATTCTTCTTTTGGTTTTAGCCGCTGTAGTAATAACTAAAAAAAAGAAATCTTCCGCCAATATCTCTCCTGAAATTACCGAAATTACAAAAAAACTTGAAAAAAAACATATTATTCAAAAAGACGAAATAAAACAATTAATCAAAAGAGCAACTATTTTATACAATAAAGGTGAAAAAGAAAAAGCCCTTCAAATACTAAATAAACTCTCAAGTTATTCAGAAGCACTTTCATACTATAATCTCGGAGTAATAAAATTAGAAGAAAAAAATTATAAAAAAGCCTTGGAATATTTTCAAAAAGCCATAAAAAATAAAGACAACAGGGCACTGAGTGCAATTAATGCAACATACGCATCTTTAATGTTGAAAGATAAAAAATTATTTAATTATTATAGACGCTTGGCATATACGTTTTTACCGGAAATTGCAAAACTTAAAAGTTATCCTTATTATTATGCCGTAGTAATGTACTATATGGGATATGAGTTCGAATCTATTCCAGCACTTAAAACAAAAAATCCTTATAAAGAAGAATCCAACAGGTTACTAAGTGCAATTTATCAATATTACGGTGATTTTACAAAAGCCCAAACAATTGAAGAAAATCCTTTTTATAAAGGCCTTGCGCTTGCACGAATAGGTGAATACGGACTTGCCAAAACATACCTTTCTATTTCTGATAAAAACGAATCGAAATTTGCTCTTTCACTGGTTGACTTAAAACTTTCGAATTTTACAGAAGCGGCAAAACTGCTTAAAAAATTTCAAGACAACAATATTTATCCTATAACAGTTTATTTAAAACCTTCCCTATTTGAAACCAAAACGGCTCAAAAGTATTTTAAAGAAAACTTCTTGAAACATAAAGAAGATTTTTACGATCTTTTCTTTTATTATGCCCCTTATAAAGTTTTTAATATGAACCAAACCATTTCATACCTGAAAAAGGGTATCGCCGGTATTCCTATCGGATCAATAGAAGAGTCTCAGTCCTACCTTAGTAAAAGTGCAACTTATTCCGCACTAAATTTAAAAATTTCCAATGCTTTGAAATTAGCCTTAAACGGACATATCTACTTAGCGAATGAAAAATTTAAAAAACTTATCAAACACAGAGATACTTCATACATTTTACATTATGATTTGGCATTAACGTATGCTCAACTTGGTGACTACAACAATGCATATATACACTTTTTAAGAGCTTACCACCTTAATCCCAATGACTTAAAAAGCGGTATTTATGCTCTTATGTCACTTAATAAAATGAAAAAAACCAATGATTATCTTGTAACATCAATAAAAGAGGATTTAAATGAAAACACCACATTAGAAGAAGCTCTGCTTGCAATTACGCAAAACAATACAGTAAAAATGGCTGCATTTCTCGAAAAAGACGAAAAAAACACTCCTACGTGGATAATTGCAAGACTCACATCAAAAGCTTTATTGGACAGGGATTATACATATGAAGCCCTTAAATTAAAAAGCATGTATCCTCGTGAAATAATTGCAAATTTACTTTACTTTTATGCAAATAATAAAAATTTACCTGTTTATAAATTGGCATTAAACTATCAGTCAATGTTTTTTTCACAAAAATTAAACATGAATGATTTTTATTACGGAGCTAAAATAGTCAGAGACTGGTATTTTACATTTGCAAAAATTTCCGGTCTTTTAAACAAAGTAAGACTCAATTTAATAAATAAAGCCAAAAAAGAAAGCTTCGATTTAATTCCTATATTGCAAAGGGTGGCATTTGCAAACCTGTACACCAAACATTTCGAACAAGCATATGTCATATACAATGATTTAATAAATAATAAAAACATTACCGACCCTCATACTTTATATCATGCCGCAGTTGCCGCAATAGGAGCAAATCATCACGCTAATGCCGTAGCATTAATGGAACTTGCAAAACTTAAAAATCCTATTTTCTATGAAGCCAGATACGGTTTAGGTTTATTGTGGCAAGAAGCAAACAATTTAAGGGCTGCTTCGATACAATATGCAAAAATACCGGATGGATTTACGAGTAAATATTTTGATTTTAACATCCTCCAAAAATAA
- the serS gene encoding serine--tRNA ligase, with protein sequence MIDLKLLEKDFENVSKRLKLKGVDENNLEEIKKLFKEKKEIKTTLDKLLEQRNILSKQIGNFMKNGEKDKAEEIKKEVNSLKEEISVLEEKLKTIEDSLLQKALVIPNIPDEDVPIGKDEDENVEIKRVGEIPTFDFEPKPHDELGEKLDWLDFTRGVKLAKSRFTVMKKDAARLERALINFFLDHNREWGFEEVYVPFMVNRETMTGTGQLPKFEEDLFKIENEELYLIPTAEVPLTNLFRDEIITNLDEPIKLTAYTPCFRKEAGSYGKDTKGIIRQHQFDKVELVAITKPEDSDKMFDEMVACASNALEKLGLPYRQLMLCTGDLGFSAAKTIDLEVWIPSQNKYREISSVSNTRDFQARRAKIRYKDGKKNKLVHTLNGSSLAVGRTLVAIMENYQTKDGNIQIPEALKKYL encoded by the coding sequence ATGATAGATTTAAAGCTGCTGGAAAAAGATTTTGAAAACGTTTCAAAACGCCTTAAATTAAAAGGTGTAGATGAAAATAACCTGGAAGAAATCAAAAAACTATTCAAAGAAAAAAAAGAGATAAAAACAACACTTGATAAATTATTAGAACAACGAAATATTCTATCAAAACAAATCGGAAATTTTATGAAAAACGGTGAAAAAGATAAAGCTGAAGAAATAAAAAAAGAAGTAAACAGTTTAAAAGAAGAAATTTCTGTTCTTGAAGAAAAATTAAAGACAATAGAAGATTCTTTACTGCAAAAAGCTTTGGTAATTCCAAACATTCCGGATGAAGACGTCCCTATAGGAAAAGATGAGGATGAAAACGTTGAAATTAAAAGAGTTGGTGAAATACCTACCTTCGATTTCGAACCCAAACCTCACGACGAACTTGGAGAAAAACTTGACTGGCTCGATTTCACAAGAGGTGTAAAACTGGCAAAAAGCCGTTTTACTGTAATGAAAAAAGACGCCGCAAGACTTGAAAGAGCTCTTATTAACTTCTTTTTAGACCACAACAGGGAATGGGGATTTGAAGAAGTTTATGTTCCGTTTATGGTAAACAGGGAAACAATGACAGGTACCGGTCAGCTTCCTAAATTTGAAGAAGATTTATTTAAAATTGAAAACGAAGAACTGTATCTGATTCCTACGGCAGAAGTACCGTTGACAAACCTTTTCAGAGATGAAATTATCACAAACCTTGATGAGCCTATTAAATTAACGGCTTATACTCCTTGTTTCAGAAAAGAAGCGGGGAGTTACGGAAAAGACACCAAAGGTATAATCAGACAACACCAATTCGACAAAGTGGAGCTTGTAGCAATTACCAAACCTGAAGACAGTGACAAAATGTTTGACGAAATGGTTGCTTGTGCATCAAACGCACTTGAAAAATTGGGGCTCCCTTACAGACAGCTTATGCTATGTACGGGAGATTTAGGCTTCAGTGCCGCGAAAACAATAGACCTTGAAGTGTGGATACCTTCTCAAAACAAATACAGAGAAATAAGCTCGGTATCAAACACGAGAGATTTTCAAGCAAGACGTGCAAAAATCCGATATAAAGACGGCAAAAAAAACAAACTCGTTCATACGTTAAACGGAAGCAGTTTAGCAGTTGGAAGAACATTAGTGGCCATTATGGAAAATTATCAGACAAAAGACGGAAATATACAAATACCTGAAGCGTTAAAAAAATATCTATAA
- a CDS encoding ABC transporter substrate-binding protein — MKKKLLALGLSALVASTLAAKEIKVGVLQPLTGPIASFGQKTLDGIKLVHEKYNTLPNGDKIVLVVVDGQFDKVQTVNGYKRLVSGEKVVAVEGPLASSMSLSIKRFAGATKTPTVTQIATNPRVTKGSKYITRACFTDDFQGTVAAKYALKHNLKTAVIVFDMKQDYSVGLAKAFEKAYKKDGGKVLKKLFINSGDKDFNAQVAQIKKLNPDFIYTPIYAPEEGLLVRQLRAAGVNSPVMGGDGIADPALLKKLAGKAANGVMYTDHFDPAKAPTPLSKEFIKDFKAKYGRSPSAFAATGADGYLLIYNAIKQCDTKANKTNLQFKQCINDALRHTKNLEAVTGYLTIDPKTGNPINKPAVVEEIVDGKVVFKELIKP; from the coding sequence ATGAAAAAGAAATTGTTAGCACTTGGGCTTAGCGCACTTGTTGCAAGTACATTAGCGGCAAAAGAAATTAAAGTAGGTGTTTTACAACCTTTAACAGGGCCTATTGCATCATTTGGACAAAAAACACTTGATGGTATCAAGCTTGTTCATGAAAAATATAATACTTTACCAAACGGTGATAAAATTGTATTAGTTGTAGTTGACGGTCAATTTGACAAAGTTCAAACTGTTAATGGTTATAAAAGATTAGTAAGTGGTGAAAAAGTTGTAGCAGTTGAAGGACCTCTTGCAAGTTCAATGAGTTTGTCAATTAAAAGATTTGCTGGAGCAACAAAAACTCCTACAGTTACTCAAATTGCTACAAATCCAAGAGTTACAAAAGGAAGCAAATATATCACAAGAGCATGTTTCACAGATGATTTCCAAGGGACAGTAGCAGCAAAATATGCATTAAAACACAATCTTAAAACTGCTGTAATCGTTTTCGATATGAAACAGGATTATTCAGTTGGTCTTGCAAAAGCTTTTGAAAAAGCTTATAAAAAAGACGGAGGAAAAGTTCTTAAAAAATTATTTATTAACAGTGGTGATAAAGATTTTAACGCGCAAGTTGCACAAATTAAAAAACTTAACCCTGATTTTATCTATACACCAATTTATGCGCCTGAAGAAGGTCTACTTGTAAGACAACTTAGAGCAGCTGGCGTAAATTCTCCTGTAATGGGTGGTGACGGAATTGCAGACCCTGCACTTCTTAAAAAACTTGCTGGAAAAGCAGCTAACGGTGTAATGTATACTGATCACTTCGACCCTGCAAAAGCACCAACTCCGCTTTCTAAAGAATTTATTAAAGACTTTAAAGCTAAATACGGAAGATCTCCAAGTGCATTCGCAGCAACTGGTGCTGACGGATATTTATTAATTTACAACGCAATTAAACAATGCGATACTAAAGCTAATAAAACTAATCTTCAGTTCAAACAATGTATCAACGATGCACTTAGACATACTAAAAACCTTGAAGCGGTTACAGGTTATTTAACAATCGATCCTAAAACTGGAAACCCAATTAACAAACCTGCAGTTGTTGAGGAAATCGTAGACGGAAAAGTTGTATTTAAAGAACTTATCAAGCCTTAA
- a CDS encoding diguanylate cyclase translates to MDYSKPIEIAPNVYWVGYVIPDDPFQCHVYLIKNGSESILIDPGSMITFPVVLEKLNSLINLKDIKYIIMHHQDPDIVGCYSTFEKIMPKNERYIVTHWRTEMLLKHYMWDTPFYLIDQHNWKLKAGKRELEFVFTPYAHFPGAFCTYDKKTGILFSSDLFGGLTDEFSLFAKDVDDYFEAAKPFHKHYMPSREVLHHALKQVQKKHPLMIAPQHGSIIKKDMIDPLIDKLKELECGLYLLDDYESDLYILNKTDEVLKQFFKDTVSLSSFNLVLRNLFDNIKKVIPSIQKIEICGISPLSEVEHCFSFGEDHKIVEIDHMDENYSFKKELKQNDKKIGDIYIIINKNMNKKEKTLLEMLLNKISVPVAISLEKELILRELEDSNKMLYEKSISDPLTKLYNREYMKEFLSQKVQEAKRYKFPLSVAMIDIDFFKKINDTYGHLIGDCVLKELAELLKDNFRGSDIVSRYGGEEIFIIMPFTDGINACKKLENFRKFVEEHDFCEKKRIKITISAGVSEFDFGEDIEDLILKADRKVYFAKKQGRNKVVCDKGEGSDT, encoded by the coding sequence ATGGATTATAGTAAACCGATTGAAATTGCACCTAATGTATATTGGGTAGGATATGTAATACCCGATGACCCATTCCAGTGTCATGTGTATTTGATTAAAAACGGAAGCGAATCTATTTTAATCGATCCCGGGAGTATGATTACGTTTCCGGTTGTTTTGGAAAAATTGAATTCTTTGATTAATTTGAAAGACATTAAGTATATTATTATGCATCATCAGGATCCTGATATAGTCGGATGTTATTCTACGTTTGAGAAAATTATGCCAAAAAATGAAAGGTATATTGTTACCCATTGGCGAACCGAAATGCTTTTAAAACATTATATGTGGGACACTCCTTTTTATCTTATAGACCAGCACAACTGGAAATTAAAAGCCGGAAAGAGAGAACTTGAGTTTGTATTTACCCCATATGCTCATTTTCCTGGAGCATTTTGTACTTATGATAAAAAAACCGGTATTTTATTTTCAAGTGATTTATTCGGTGGGTTAACGGATGAATTTTCACTTTTTGCAAAAGATGTCGACGATTACTTTGAAGCGGCCAAACCGTTCCATAAGCATTATATGCCGAGTAGAGAAGTATTACACCATGCGCTGAAACAGGTTCAGAAAAAACATCCTTTAATGATTGCACCTCAACACGGTTCAATAATCAAAAAAGATATGATCGATCCGCTTATAGATAAGCTTAAAGAATTAGAATGCGGGCTTTATTTGTTGGATGATTATGAAAGTGACTTATATATTTTAAACAAAACCGATGAGGTTTTAAAACAGTTTTTTAAAGACACGGTATCGCTCAGTTCATTTAATTTAGTGCTTAGAAATCTTTTTGATAATATTAAGAAAGTTATTCCTTCTATTCAAAAGATTGAAATTTGTGGTATTTCTCCTTTATCAGAAGTAGAACATTGTTTTTCTTTCGGAGAAGACCACAAAATAGTTGAAATTGATCATATGGATGAAAATTATTCATTTAAAAAAGAGCTCAAACAAAACGATAAAAAAATAGGTGACATTTATATAATTATTAATAAAAACATGAATAAAAAAGAAAAAACGCTCCTTGAAATGTTGTTGAATAAAATATCCGTACCTGTTGCGATTTCTTTAGAAAAAGAACTCATATTAAGAGAACTTGAAGATAGTAACAAAATGCTTTATGAAAAATCAATTTCAGATCCTTTAACAAAACTTTACAACAGAGAATATATGAAAGAATTTTTATCTCAAAAAGTACAAGAGGCTAAAAGATACAAGTTTCCGTTAAGCGTAGCAATGATAGATATAGATTTTTTTAAAAAAATTAATGATACATACGGACATTTAATAGGTGACTGTGTTTTAAAAGAATTGGCTGAACTGCTCAAGGATAATTTCAGAGGATCCGATATCGTTTCAAGATACGGCGGTGAAGAAATATTTATAATAATGCCTTTTACAGATGGAATTAATGCTTGTAAAAAGTTGGAAAATTTTAGAAAGTTTGTTGAAGAACATGATTTTTGCGAAAAAAAGAGAATCAAAATTACAATTAGTGCAGGAGTGAGTGAATTTGATTTTGGTGAGGATATTGAAGATTTAATATTAAAAGCTGACAGAAAAGTGTATTTTGCTAAAAAACAAGGAAGAAATAAAGTTGTGTGTGATAAAGGGGAAGGAAGTGATACTTAA
- a CDS encoding PAS domain-containing protein codes for MILNEEVRFEDINKDNRPVVSKTDITGKITYTNSVFRALSGYEKGEMVGRPHSIVRHPDMPKKVFREMWNTILQGKEWNGIVKNLRKDGKYYWVDATITPIKDENNDIIGFISARRKVSDDVKKEYEKIYKEMREKEK; via the coding sequence GTGATACTTAATGAAGAAGTAAGGTTTGAAGATATAAATAAAGACAATAGGCCTGTTGTTTCGAAAACAGATATAACAGGGAAAATCACTTATACGAACTCGGTTTTTAGGGCACTATCTGGATATGAAAAAGGTGAAATGGTAGGTAGACCGCACAGTATTGTAAGACATCCTGATATGCCTAAAAAAGTATTTAGAGAAATGTGGAATACCATTTTGCAAGGCAAAGAATGGAATGGAATTGTAAAAAATTTAAGAAAAGATGGAAAATATTACTGGGTAGATGCTACAATTACGCCTATAAAAGATGAAAATAATGATATAATCGGTTTTATTTCTGCAAGAAGAAAAGTTAGCGATGATGTTAAAAAAGAATATGAAAAAATCTATAAAGAAATGAGAGAAAAGGAAAAGTAA
- a CDS encoding branched-chain amino acid ABC transporter permease, translated as MDIGFVLQQIVNGFSLGSMYALIAIGYTLVYGVLRLINFAHGDIMMVGAFMAFIFFKIIGLNFYVSVLFAIIFTAGVGILTYASAYKPLLDKDAPKISLLITAIGISFFLESLFNVIANQYLGGTYQAFYFPKWFSHILHVGSLTVPVLTVLVPILTLALLGIVLFILYRTKIGIAIRALAFDIQTVKLMGADSNKIIAFVFALGSALAAIGGIAYAMAYPSIDPYMGMLVGLKAFAAAVVGGIGSVTGAVIGGFILGFAEVAIPGFFPELGGWKDAFAFIFLIFVLLFKPTGIMGIDFERQRF; from the coding sequence ATGGACATCGGTTTTGTGTTGCAACAGATTGTAAACGGGTTTTCGCTTGGAAGTATGTACGCATTAATTGCAATCGGGTATACATTGGTTTATGGTGTGTTAAGACTTATTAACTTTGCACACGGTGATATTATGATGGTGGGTGCTTTTATGGCATTTATTTTTTTCAAAATAATCGGACTTAATTTTTATGTTTCGGTATTGTTTGCGATCATTTTTACAGCCGGGGTCGGTATTTTGACATATGCAAGCGCATATAAACCTTTATTGGATAAAGATGCGCCTAAAATTTCACTTTTGATTACAGCAATTGGTATTTCATTTTTCTTGGAATCTTTATTTAACGTTATTGCCAATCAATATTTGGGAGGAACATATCAGGCTTTCTATTTTCCTAAATGGTTTTCTCATATTTTACATGTAGGTTCACTTACAGTTCCGGTATTGACAGTTCTTGTTCCGATTTTAACATTGGCGTTATTAGGTATTGTGTTATTTATATTATATAGAACGAAAATAGGTATAGCAATTAGGGCATTGGCATTTGATATCCAAACAGTAAAATTAATGGGTGCAGATTCAAATAAAATCATTGCTTTTGTATTTGCATTAGGTAGTGCGCTTGCAGCAATAGGAGGAATTGCTTATGCTATGGCTTACCCGAGCATTGACCCTTATATGGGTATGCTTGTAGGTCTTAAAGCGTTTGCTGCCGCTGTTGTTGGTGGAATCGGAAGTGTTACAGGTGCGGTAATAGGTGGGTTTATTTTAGGATTTGCAGAAGTTGCAATTCCTGGGTTCTTCCCAGAACTCGGAGGATGGAAAGATGCGTTTGCATTTATTTTCCTGATTTTCGTACTACTGTTTAAACCTACAGGAATTATGGGTATAGATTTTGAAAGACAAAGGTTTTAA